A segment of the Streptomyces sp. NBC_01235 genome:
CATCCAACCCGTTGTACGAAGCGGCATTTCATGACCTCTTCGAGTGGCCCATACAGTCGGATTCATGGAGTGGAATTTTCAGACGGCCGAAGAACTCGCGGCTGCCTTACGCGCCGGTGAAGTGACCTCGGCGGAACTGACCGACGAGGCGATCACCCGTATCGAGCGGGACGACAAGGCGATCAACGCGATCTGTGTGCCGGACTTCGACCGTGCACGGGCCGCCGCGCGCGGCGCCGACCAGGCGCGCGCCCGCGGTGAGGACCGGCCGCTGCTCGGCATTCCGGTGACGGTCAAAGAGTCCTACAACGTCGCCGGGCTGCCCACGACCTGGGGCATGCCGCCACACCGGAACTACATGCCGGCCGAGGACGCGGTGCAGGTGTCGCGGCTCAAGGCCGCAGGCGCGGTGGTTCTCGGTAAGACCAATGTGCCTTTGGGGCTGCAGGATGTGCAGAGCTTCAACGACATCTACGGCACCACCAACAACCCGTGGGATCACCGTCGCACGCCGGGTGGATCCTCCGGCGGATCAGCGGCGGCCCTGGCGTCCGGATTCGGCGCGCTGTCCATCGGGTCCGACCTCGCCGGTTCGTTGCGCACCCCCGCACATTTCTGCGGTGTCTACGCACACAAGCCGACACTCGGGCTGGCGGCGAGCCGCGGTATGGTCCCGCCGCTCGCGCCGGCGTTGCCGGCCGAACTTGACCTCGCCGTCGTCGGTCCGATGGCGCGCACTGCCCGCGACCTCACGCTCCTGCTCGATGTCATGGCCGGACCGGACCCCCTGACGCTCGGTGTGGCGCACGATGTGACGCTGCCGCCCGCGCGCCACGAGCGGCTCTGCGACTTCCGGGTCCTGGTCCTCGACGAGCATCCGCTCATTCCGACCGGGTCCGCTGTGCGGGCGGGCGTGAACCGGGTGGCCGACGCGCTTGTCGACGGCGGTGCCCGCGTCGAGCGGCACAGTCCGCTGCTGCCCGGTCTGACCGAAGCCGCGATGCTCTACACGCAGTTGCTGTTTTCGAGCTCCGTTGCACGTTTTCCCGTCGAAGCGTACGAGCAGCTGCAGACCCGCGCCGCCGGACTGAGCGCAGACGACCAGGGTCTCGATGCGGCGCGGCTGCGCGCCATGGTGTTCAGCCACCGCGACTGGATCGAGGCGAACAGCCGTCGCGAGCTCCACCGCCACGGCTGGCGGCAGCTCTTCGCCGAGTTCGACGCCGTGGTGTGTCCCATCACGCCCACTCCCGCGTTCCCGCACGACCACAACCCCGATCCGAGGGAACGCCGGATCGACATCGACGGCGTCGAGTACCCGTACTTCGACCAGCTCGTCTGGGCCGGTGTGGCCACCATGCCCGGTCTGCCCGCCACCGCCATACCAGCGGGCCGGTCCCCCGAGGGTCTGCCGGTGGGAGTGCAGCTCATCGGTCCGATGTTCGAGGACCGCACCCCGCTGCGGCTGGCCGAACTGCTCGAGCAGAAGATCGGCGGCTTCCAGGCACCGAAGTAGGGCGTAGTACCTGGGTGTCCGTCGAGGACGAGGTGCGGATCACGACGAGATCCTCCGAATGCGCACCGCCGCTGCCCGGCACGCGAATGTCACCCGCCTCCAGCAACACGACAGGGGGTCGTCGCCGCAGGTCAGCGGCGTGCGCTTTCATCGGTGGCCTGGCGAACCACGGGAAAGTGCGGTGGAGTCGAGACGGCCCACCGGTGAAGCAGCCCGAGACAGCGCGGAAGGCGCAGGTCACAGAGCCGCGGGCCAGGGCGTTCGCCCGGTTCGGCCCCGATGTGGTGCCGCGGCAGAGCCGGGCGACGGTGCTTCGAGTCCTGGCGGATCTGGAGCGTCAGCATGCGCTGTTCCGGCTCAGTACGAAGCGGAACGGGGACATCGCCGGCCGGCCGCGGCAGCCGTACGGGAAGGTGCGGCCGGCAAGGCCGGGCGAGCACCTGCTGAGGGACACCACGCGGGTGGACATGTTCGCTTTCGATCCGCTCACGTTGAGGTGGGTGCGGGCTGGGCTGACGGTCGCGATGGACTGGTACACCCGCTGCATCACCGGGCTCCGCCTCACCCCGGTCTCGACGAAGATCGGATGCTCTCTTGAAGGCCGACGGCCGTAGGGCGGGGGCGCGTCCTACGAGGCCGGAAGCGCCCGTCCCAGGCGGGCGAGCGGGGACAACGACATCAGCACTGGGGAGAGCATCATGCCTGCGGCCGTCACCAGGAGGCTGGTGCGCAACCCCCACTCCTGCGCGAGAAATCCGCCGAGCAGCGAGCCGAGCGGGGTCAGCCCCATGCCGACAAAAGTGATCGTCGCGGCCGCGCGGCCTTGCATCCCGTCCGGAGTGACGGCCTGCCGGACAGCCATGACCGTGACATTCACCAACTGGCCGCCAGTACCGAACACGAAGTTGATCGCGAGCAGCGCGGGAACGGTCACCGCAGAGGAACCATGCACCGCAGGCACACACAGAAACACGCCGTCGCCCAGTGCCGCCGCCGACACGAGCACCGCGCCGTAACCGAACCGGCGCGGCAGGCGGGCGGCCAGCACCGAGCCCAGGAGCGCGCCCGGCCCCGTCGCCCCGAGCGCCAGCCCGACGGCGGTTCCCGACAGGTGCAGTTCCCGCGGGAGGAAGAGCAGATAGACGGTCATCACGGCCGCCAAGGAGAACTGGAAGGCGGCCGAGGCGAGGCACACGATCCGCAGCGAGGTATCGCTGACAACGAAACGGAGGCCCTCATGGATACGCCGCCAGACCCGAGGGGGACGTTCCGAGCTCTTCGGGAGCGATTCGATCCGACGGATCCGTCGGATCGACAGGAACGACAAGGCGAAAAACAGCGCGCTGGAAGCGGCAGCGATCGGCGCCGACAGCAGTGACACCAACGCACCACCAAGGGCAGGACCGCCGATCTGCGCCGCGGACCGGCTGCCCTCAAGCGCGCTGTTGCCCCGCACCAACTGATCGCGTTTCACCAGCCGTACGAGAGACGCCTGGTATGCCACGTCGAAGAACACGGACAGGGCCCCGACGGCAAAGGCGACCACGAACAGCTCGGGCAGGCCGAGCCAACCGAGGAAGCCGGCCACAGCGGCGGCGCCCAGTGCCAGGGTCCGGCCGACGTCCGTCAGCACCATCACCGTGCGGGCCCGCCACCTGTCCACCCACGCGCCGACGAAGAGCGAGAGCAACAGGATCGGCGCCTGCCCCACCGCGCGCAGGACGCCCAACTGGCCGGCACCGGCGTTGAGCGTCAGGACGGCGAAGAGCGGCAGAACCACCAGACTTGTGTGTTCGCCGAGTTGGGAGGCCGTCTGACCCACCCAGAGTCTGCGGAAGTCGCCGTCCCGCCACAGGCTTGACGGCACAGGCCGACCGGAATCGGATACAGCGGAGGAAGCGGACGGCACGGGGATCCCTTGCATTGCCGACAACGAGGCCCGTCACCCGGCGCACAACAGGCGCACCGACTGTTCGGGCGGGAGAAGGCTCGCTGTGCCGCAACATCAAGGGCAGCACGCGA
Coding sequences within it:
- a CDS encoding MFS transporter is translated as MPSASSAVSDSGRPVPSSLWRDGDFRRLWVGQTASQLGEHTSLVVLPLFAVLTLNAGAGQLGVLRAVGQAPILLLSLFVGAWVDRWRARTVMVLTDVGRTLALGAAAVAGFLGWLGLPELFVVAFAVGALSVFFDVAYQASLVRLVKRDQLVRGNSALEGSRSAAQIGGPALGGALVSLLSAPIAAASSALFFALSFLSIRRIRRIESLPKSSERPPRVWRRIHEGLRFVVSDTSLRIVCLASAAFQFSLAAVMTVYLLFLPRELHLSGTAVGLALGATGPGALLGSVLAARLPRRFGYGAVLVSAAALGDGVFLCVPAVHGSSAVTVPALLAINFVFGTGGQLVNVTVMAVRQAVTPDGMQGRAAATITFVGMGLTPLGSLLGGFLAQEWGLRTSLLVTAAGMMLSPVLMSLSPLARLGRALPAS
- a CDS encoding amidase, producing the protein MEWNFQTAEELAAALRAGEVTSAELTDEAITRIERDDKAINAICVPDFDRARAAARGADQARARGEDRPLLGIPVTVKESYNVAGLPTTWGMPPHRNYMPAEDAVQVSRLKAAGAVVLGKTNVPLGLQDVQSFNDIYGTTNNPWDHRRTPGGSSGGSAAALASGFGALSIGSDLAGSLRTPAHFCGVYAHKPTLGLAASRGMVPPLAPALPAELDLAVVGPMARTARDLTLLLDVMAGPDPLTLGVAHDVTLPPARHERLCDFRVLVLDEHPLIPTGSAVRAGVNRVADALVDGGARVERHSPLLPGLTEAAMLYTQLLFSSSVARFPVEAYEQLQTRAAGLSADDQGLDAARLRAMVFSHRDWIEANSRRELHRHGWRQLFAEFDAVVCPITPTPAFPHDHNPDPRERRIDIDGVEYPYFDQLVWAGVATMPGLPATAIPAGRSPEGLPVGVQLIGPMFEDRTPLRLAELLEQKIGGFQAPK